GAGCTGCAGCAAATGGCTACACGCCTGAACGAAACAATTGCAAAACTGAATAGTACCGATGGTACTGCAGGTATGTTGCTGAACGACAAAAAAGTATATGTAAACCTGCAGAATTCATTGAATAGCCTGAATAAATTGTTGGAAGACCTTCGTGTAAATCCAAAAAGGTATGTACACTTCTCTTTGTTCGGTAAAAAGTCAAAACCTCAGCCCATACCATCAGATACTGCTACGGCACAATGATTTTAAACATGCAGCATTTAGCTAAAGTCGGGCTTATCCTCGCCGGGATCTGCCTTGGTAGTATATTATCTGCCAAAGCACAGGATACCCTTCAGCAAAAGACTGATACCGGGAAAGTGATCCACATCATTCACGCTGACTCGTTGAATGTAATCACGAAGAACGGGGTTTCGCTGAACAGGTTTATCAACGATGTCGTCTTCCGCCAGGGAAATACATTATTTTATAGCGATAGTACATTTATTGACAAGGCGACCAATGTACTCGACGCCTATGGTCATATTCATATCAATCAGGCTGATAGTATTCATATCTATGGCAACTATCTCCACTATGAAGGGGAGACCAGACTCGCCACCATGTATGACAATGCCCGCCTCACAGATGGTAAAGTGACCATCTCCGGCCCTGAGCTGCAATACGACATGAATGCCAGGATCGGCACCTATACCAAAGGTGGTAAACTCGTAAACGGCACCAGTGTACTCACCAGCCAGGAAGGTTTCTACTATGCCGATACCAAAGACGTTTATTTCAAAAAGAATGTATTGCTCGTAGATCCGGAATATACCCTGACTACCGATACCCTCTTATATAACACCATTTCCAAAGTAGCGACCATCGTAGCACCTACTACGATCAATGATGGTAAAACCATTATGTATACCACCTCAGGAGAGTATAATACAGAAACCGGGGAAGGTAACTTCGACAGCCGCCCTACTATTGAAGATAGTGCCACGACTATTACTGCAGACAGGATCATTATGGACAAAAGAACAGGGATGGCATATGCCTACGGAAATATGGTCTATAGAGACACTGCGCAGCATATGAGTCTCCTTTCTAACTTTGGTACAGTGAACCAGACCAAAAAAACCATCCTGGCTACACAGCATCCACTCATGATCCTGGAAGGGAAAACAGACACCTTGTACCTCTCTGCAGATACCTTATATTCTGCCATCCTGGGCAAGGATAGCATCAATGTCAGGAAACCACTGAAAGATACCATCGCTGTCGTGTTGGAGAAACCTGCGGGAAAAGAAATGCCGGATCTGGCCAAAGCAGATAGTATCGCAAAAGCATTACCTGATAGTACCGCAAAAGCATTATCAGATAGTATACAGGCTGTAGCAAAGATAGATAGCGTCACCACCCCATCTGCGGCAAAGGTTGATAGCATCGCTACTTCAGCACTCGCAAAGCAAACACCTGTACCGGGAGGTCCACCTCCGGGTAAGGGACCAGGTGGTCCGGGAGGCCGTCCTCCAATGGCACCGGGTAATCATCCACCAACCCCTCCGAACGGCAATCCTCCTTTCCTTGATGCAAAGAGTGACACCACCGGCAAAAAGTTCCAGGAAAGTCTGCAGAAAGCCAATGGTCTGGCAGATCGTGAACGCGATAGCCTCATGAATGTAGTCGATACCGCTACACTGGCGCTGACCAATCCTGCCCTTCCAAAAGAAGTTAGGGATAGCCTGGTAAAAGCGGGGCCTGATGCATTGCAGAATAAACCGGATACTACCGCAAAAGACACAACAGAGATCAGGTACATCATGGCATGGCACAATGTAAAAATCTACTCTGATTCCTTACAGGGCGTGGCAGATAGCGTATATTATTCTACAAAAGATTCCATCTTCCGCTTCTACCGCAACCCGGTATTGTGGGCGAATAGTACACAGCTGAGCGGAGATACCATTCACCTTTATACGAAAAATCAAACGGCAGATAAGATCTTACTGACACAGAATAGCCTGATTGTAAAAGAAGTAGACAAGGATCTGTATGATCAGATCAAAGGAAACTTTATCACCGGCTACTTTAAAAATCAGTCGCTCGACTGGATGCATGTAGATGGAAATGCCGAAAGTATCTATTATGTGCAGGACGATGATGGTTCTATTATCAGTGTGAACAAGACGCTGAGTGGTGTTATCAATATGTACTTCCTGGAAGGACAATTGCACCATGTAAATTTCATCAAAGATCCGGAAGGAACGATGTATCCGTTTGGTCAGCGGCCTATCGATCAGATGCAGCTGCCTAACTTTAAATGGGAAATAAAGCGAAGACCGAAGTCAAAATATGAGCTGATGGGTGGTGTGAAAGAAAAACAACCTGTAGCTGATACAACAACCATAACAACTTCTTTACCTTAAAAAAATAATTATGATCAAACGGCTCATCTCTCCCATTTATCATTTCCTGAATGACAGCAGAGCCACCGGAATAGTTTTGATCATATGTACAATCACATCCCTGCTACTGGCTAATTCTCCACTTCAGGAGAGCTGGTTGCAGGGATGGGCTTTTTCAGAGCACTGGGTCAACGATGGGTTGATGGTGCTCTTCTTTTTTATGGCCGGTATGGAAATTAAAAGAGAGCTGATTAGCGGAGAGCTTTCTTCTGTACAACAAGCCACACTACCAGTGTTGGCGGCATTAGGCGGAATGTTGTTGCCCGCTGGGATCTTTGCTTTATTCAACCATGGTACACCCTATGCAAATGGATGGGGAATACCTATGGCAACAGATATCGCCTTTTCACTGGGGGTGATTTCATTATTAGGGAAAAGGGTACCGCTGGCTTTGAAGATATTTCTGACTGCACTGGCGATAATAGATGATTTGGGGGCAATAGTGACGATTGCAGTTTTTTATACAGCGGCATTGCATCAATTATATTTATTGGCAGCCGGGGGAATTTTAATCGGGTTATTTTTGCTGAATAAATTTAAAGTACAAAGACTGATATTTTATTTCATCCCCGGCTTCATTCTTTGGTATTGTATCCTCCATTCAGGTATCCATGCCACTGTGGCGGGTGTATTACTGGCCTTTACGATACCGCTCAATAAGTTGAATGATCTGATCCATCACCTGCACAAACCTGTGAACTTTATCATCATGCCCCTGTTTGCACTGGCGAATACAGCCATTGTATTCCCAACAGCAATCGGCCCTATTTTCCAACACACTATCAGTTATGGCATCATTGCAGGACTTGTACTCGGCAAACCACTGGGTATATTCCTCTTTTCTTTCATAGCTGTTAAAACACGTATTGCGGCATTACCTTCTCAAAGCAACTGGTCACAGTTATTAGGTGTGGGCCTCCTGGCCGGTATCGGATTTACCATGTCCATATTTATTGCCACACTCGCATACACAGATATCAACTGGCAGGTTTACAGCAAGATAGCAGTAATGGCAGCATCATTAATAGCCGGCATAGCCGGATATTTTTATTTACGCCAAAGATAGCTACCTCATCCACGCAATATTCCGTATCTTGGCACCGTTATTGCGAAGCATTGCAAATAACAAATGAAAAAGATCCTGTTCATAGCCTTGCTCATGGGGTCGTACGCTAGCTACACAAAGGCACAAACAAAAGGCAATCCACAATTAGGTTTGCGCGCTGGTTTGCCATTTGGAGCTACAGTACGATACTTCTTCGACGATGCCAACGCAATAGAAGGCATCGCAGGAGCTTATTCCAAAACTTACACTGTCACCGGTTTATACGAACATCATTTTGACCTCTCGGCGTTGACCACGCAAGGATTTGCATGGTTTATCGGCGGCGGAGCTCACATGGGTAGCCGGACGGTGTCGGGAAATACAAAAGTGATTGGTGGTGTGGATGGTATTGCTGGTGTAGATTACACCGTCCCCTCACTTCCACTGAACCTGAGTATAGATTGGAAGCCCGCAGTCCATTTTAATACTGATGACGACCTGACTGACTTTGCCATATCGATCAGGTATACGTTTGGAAAATAATTATTGAAAGCCTTTAAAGATTATTGAAACAACCTTTTTTAAAAACCAAAAACAGATATGAAACAACTTGTGTTATTATTCAGCCTGTGTACTGTAATGGCATTTCAGGCTAATGCACAACGTCGCGGTAGCTCTACAGACTACGTGAACGCGGTAGGCGTAAGATTAAATCCATTTGTAGTAGGTGCAACTTTCCAGCATTTCTTTACTGAAAACCATGCTTTCGAGGCCCTGGCCTTTACGGATTACAACCGTCGTTCAAATGTAACTTTCACGGCATTGTATGAGTACCATTTTGACCTGGGCGATACCCCACTGCGTATGTATGCAGGTGGTGGTGTGCACTTAGGCATCTACGATCGTTGGGATTATGATCGTGACCGTTATTGGGAGCACGGTGATGGTTCTTATGCATCTCCTGGTATAGATGGTATCATTGGTTTGGAATACAAATTCAAAAAAATTCCGCTGGTGATCAGTGGTGACCTGAAACCATATGTAAACTTCGTAGGTGGTACACACCACATTGGCGAAGAGATCGGCGGTGCTTCAGCAAGATTCGTCTTCTAAGAAGAATATACTTTATTATTGAAAAGGGGGCGTCTCAACTTCGGGACGGCCCCTTTTTTATTCGGATACCTAACCTGATGAAGAAAATTTTCGTACCTGCAATTCTCATGGCCTTCCTTTTATGATACATCCCCTTTTCTTTTTTATATTTAACTATGAAGATTTTTTCTGCACAACAGATCCGTGAAGCAGATGCATATACCATCACGCACACGCCCATCAGCAGCCTGGACCTAATGGAAAGAGCCGCAGGAGCTTGTACAACCTGGATTTGCAAGCACTATGCTGCTGATATACCTGTATATATTTACTGCGGTATGGGCAACAATGGCGGTGATGGTCTGGCCATTGTACGCCTGCTCAGAAACAGAGGCTATGATGCCCATGCATTTATACTGCACCATAGTGAAAAGGCGTCTGCAGATCATGTGGCTAACCGGGAAGCTTTGCAACAAAAATATTTGGATGCCTTACACGATGTGCCTGTTACATCTTCTATTGCTGAACCACCTGCAAATGCACTGATCGTAGACGCCCTGCTCGGTACAGGACTCAGCAGGCCCGCAAGTGGCTGGATAGCGGGCATTATCCAACAACTACAGGCATTGTATACCACCCA
This Chitinophaga sancti DNA region includes the following protein-coding sequences:
- the nhaA gene encoding Na+/H+ antiporter NhaA, with translation MIKRLISPIYHFLNDSRATGIVLIICTITSLLLANSPLQESWLQGWAFSEHWVNDGLMVLFFFMAGMEIKRELISGELSSVQQATLPVLAALGGMLLPAGIFALFNHGTPYANGWGIPMATDIAFSLGVISLLGKRVPLALKIFLTALAIIDDLGAIVTIAVFYTAALHQLYLLAAGGILIGLFLLNKFKVQRLIFYFIPGFILWYCILHSGIHATVAGVLLAFTIPLNKLNDLIHHLHKPVNFIIMPLFALANTAIVFPTAIGPIFQHTISYGIIAGLVLGKPLGIFLFSFIAVKTRIAALPSQSNWSQLLGVGLLAGIGFTMSIFIATLAYTDINWQVYSKIAVMAASLIAGIAGYFYLRQR
- a CDS encoding OstA-like protein, translated to MQHLAKVGLILAGICLGSILSAKAQDTLQQKTDTGKVIHIIHADSLNVITKNGVSLNRFINDVVFRQGNTLFYSDSTFIDKATNVLDAYGHIHINQADSIHIYGNYLHYEGETRLATMYDNARLTDGKVTISGPELQYDMNARIGTYTKGGKLVNGTSVLTSQEGFYYADTKDVYFKKNVLLVDPEYTLTTDTLLYNTISKVATIVAPTTINDGKTIMYTTSGEYNTETGEGNFDSRPTIEDSATTITADRIIMDKRTGMAYAYGNMVYRDTAQHMSLLSNFGTVNQTKKTILATQHPLMILEGKTDTLYLSADTLYSAILGKDSINVRKPLKDTIAVVLEKPAGKEMPDLAKADSIAKALPDSTAKALSDSIQAVAKIDSVTTPSAAKVDSIATSALAKQTPVPGGPPPGKGPGGPGGRPPMAPGNHPPTPPNGNPPFLDAKSDTTGKKFQESLQKANGLADRERDSLMNVVDTATLALTNPALPKEVRDSLVKAGPDALQNKPDTTAKDTTEIRYIMAWHNVKIYSDSLQGVADSVYYSTKDSIFRFYRNPVLWANSTQLSGDTIHLYTKNQTADKILLTQNSLIVKEVDKDLYDQIKGNFITGYFKNQSLDWMHVDGNAESIYYVQDDDGSIISVNKTLSGVINMYFLEGQLHHVNFIKDPEGTMYPFGQRPIDQMQLPNFKWEIKRRPKSKYELMGGVKEKQPVADTTTITTSLP